A window of Festucalex cinctus isolate MCC-2025b chromosome 6, RoL_Fcin_1.0, whole genome shotgun sequence contains these coding sequences:
- the dlc1 gene encoding rho GTPase-activating protein 7 isoform X2, whose translation MSRSIRLLLLQKSFSGHNTSSSSRALDMINKNVWESRLTEIEAKEACTWLRAAGFPQYAQLYEDAQFPIDISSVTRDHDFLDRDAIEALCRRLKTLNKCALMRLEISPQRKRSEDSDEDEPCAISGRWTFQRDSKRWSRMEELEVFSSLYTDGAQPLSGKDQVSKKTKLALCEGNSSESVLTDLSEQPEVGSIHSSGSGGRAEEKSCDAALHLPNEAIPVGATRASSVASVCSSSGTGGSVCANEDSLSDCLPPSPLELAQFTFDLKMGELGGSLDRGGGSGKSTRSRAKSFLKRMESLRLRSGTTSKRKKKGSISGGKIEISGPVIKEGLDDDKLQRLNCVDIPSLNLNQNLNHQHHPTQTMTLNRNRSVSYSTQTSNGSTGSTGSSQSEASSAVSTPSPVTRARSHSTAAGSGKRGGMYLEGFDPFSILQQGSDRQPTPTPKSAPPIPCQANSDISIDEQNRRNNHRVQENGRQAEEGEEEDEGRIFFYLPEGHKPGTFPKALQDGSSHNNNGNDNGKSVILRGRQSRRMRRASSGSVDSRLSFYDNVPYIERDEAAEGDERKLEEVLQHVSGLQRFVNAWSEAVAAGEEEDEEDEEEEEGDSDSALDSASPCPSSPMQNRLEETENGSDQDSTGNPLGEGEEGMRDRRDSGVGASLTRSSRPQKLRWLSFHNSHRPSLASAQLQISCQSVLQMNLLQKLSLLQLTALLERHTPTNKHGFSWAVPKFMKRMKVRDYKGRNVFGVPLLVIVQRTGQPLPQGIQQAMRYLRNQCLDQVGLFRKSGVKSRIQALRQMNETSGADGGGVTYEGQSAYDVADMLKQYFRDLPEPLLTSKLSETFLQIYQYMPKELRLQAARAAVLLLPDENREALRTLLCLLSDVTASVGENQMTPTNLAVCLAPSLFHLNTLRRKESSSPRVMNRKPILGKPDQRDLNENLAATHGLAHMIQECRKLFRIPEEMNRCRNSYVEQALLPRRLEELSGSDAGRGGYRSYLRDGLDALLKEAKDKFKGYDSFSTPEQAELAYRKVHDGFPLRLWKATVEVPAAPEEVLTRIVREQARWDEDLYESRVVESLDERTEVYQYVRNTMAPHPMRDHLVLRTWMTDLPKGACALVSTSVDHGAAPVVGVRANVLLSRYFIEPCGANKSRLTHISRIDCRGRFPEWYNKLHGHLCAAEAARIRDSFTLPVDK comes from the exons AGATCGAAGCCAAAGAGGCCTGTACCTGGCTCCGAGCAGCAGGCTTCCCACAGTATGCCCAGCTTTATGAAG ATGCACAGTTTCCCATTGACATCTCCTCAGTCACCAGAGACCACGACTTCCTCGATCGAGATGCCATTGAGGCTCTCTGCAG GAGGCTCAAAACGCTCAACAAGTGTGCTCTAATGAGACTGGAGATATCACCGCAAAGGAAAAGG AGTGAAGACTCTGATGAGGATGAACCCTGTGCCATCAGTGGCCGCTGGACCTTTCAGAGAGACAGCAAGCGCTGGTCACGGATGGAGGAGCTGGAAGTGTTCTCGTCACTGTACACAGACGGCGCGCAACCACTTTCAGGAAAGGACCAAGTATCCAAAAAGACCAAACTGGCCCTGTGCGAGGGAAACAGTTCTGAGAGCGTGCTGACCGATCTCAGTGAGCAGCCTGAAGTGGGCTCGATCCATAGCAGTGGTAGTGGCGGAAGAGCAGAGGAGAAGAGTTGTGACGCCGCTCTCCATTTACCGAACGAAGCCATTCCCGTTGGAGCCACGCGCGCAAGCTCCGTAGCGAGTGTGTGTTCATCGTCAGGCACGGGCGGGTCGGTTTGTGCTAATGAAGACTCTCTGTCTGACTGTCTGCCTCCGTCACCCTTGGAACTCGCGCAGTTCACCTTCGATCTGAAAATGGGAGAACTTGGAGGAAGTCTAGACCGCGGCGGTGGCAGTGGTAAAAGCACACGGTCACGAGCCAAGAGCTTCCTCAAGAGGATGGAGAGTCTACGTCTGCGCAGTGGCACCACCTccaagaggaagaagaaagggAGCATCAGCGGCGGGAAGATCGAGATCAGCGGACCTGTCATCAAAGAAGGTCTCGATGATGACAAGTTGCAGAGACTCAACTGTGTGGATATCCCGAGTCTCAACCTCAACCAGAACCTTAATCACCAACACCATCCAACTCAGACTATGACACTGAACAGGAATCGTTCTGTATCCTACTCAACTCAGACGAGCAACGGTAGCACTGGAAGCACTGggagcagccaatcagaagccagcAGTGCGGTGAGCACACCGAGCCCAGTGACCCGTGCTCGTAGCCACAGCACCGCAGCGGGTTCCGGTAAGAGAGGCGGGATGTACTTGGAGGGGTTTGATCCTTTCAGCATCCTCCAGCAAGGGTCCGATCGACAACCGACGCCAACGCCCAAATCGGCCCCGCCTATCCCGTGCCAAGCAAATAGTGATATCAGCATTGACGAGCAGAACCGAAGAAACAACCACAGAGTTCAGGAGAATGGCAGACAAGCagaggaaggagaagaagaagacgaaggcAGGATCTTTTTCTATTTACCAGAAGGTCACAAGCCAGGCACTTTCCCCAAAGCTCTGCAAGACGGGAGTTCCCACAATAACAATGGGAATGATAACGGGAAGTCTGTGATCCTGAGAGGACGGCAAAGTAGACGCATGCGGCGAGCCTCTTCCGGCTCAGTGGACAGCCGCCTCAGTTTTTACGACAACGTCCCATACATTGAGCGAGATGAGGCTGCGGAAGGGGATGAACGAAAACTAGAGGAAGTGCTCCAGCATGTGAGCGGCCTGCAGCGCTTCGTGAACGCCTGGTCTGAGGCTGTGGCGGCcggggaggaggaagatgaggaggacgaagaggaggaggaaggtgaCTCGGATTCAGCGTTGGACTCGGCCTCGCCGTGCCCGTCCTCCCCTATGCAAAACCGTCTAGAAGAGACTGAGAACGGAAGTGACCAAGACAGCACAGGAAACCCGCTGGGGGAGGGCGAGGAAGGGATGAGGGACAGGAGGGACTCTGGTGTTGGGGCATCGCTAACAAGAAGCAGCAG GCCGCAGAAACTCCGCTGGTTGAGCTTCCATAACTCCCATCGGCCCAGTTTGGCCTCGGCCCAGCTCCAGATCAGCTGCCAGTCTGTACTGCAGATGAATCTTCTTCAGAAGCTGTCGCTGCTACAGCTCACAGCCCTGCTAGAGAGGCACAccccaacaaacaaacatggcttCAGCTG GGCTGTTCCAAAGTTTATGAAGCGAATGAAGGTGCGTGACTACAAAGGCAGGAATGTGTTCGGCGTTCCGCTGCTAGTCATCGTCCAGCGCACTGGTCAGCCCCTCCCTCAAGGCATCCAGCAAGCCATGCGTTACTTGCGAAACCAGTGCTTAGACCAG GTTGGTCTTTTCCGAAAATCGGGGGTGAAGTCACGTATCCAGGCCCTGCGTCAGATGAATGAGACCAGCGGGGCGGACGGCGGCGGGGTCACCTACGAGGGCCAGTCGGCCTACGATGTCGCCGACATGCTCAAACAGTACTTCCGAGATTTGCCCGAACCGCTGCTCACCAGCAAGCTGTCCGAGACCTTCCTTCAGATCTATCAAT ACATGCCCAAAGAGCTCCGCCTCCAAGCCGCCCGCGCCGCCGTGCTGCTGCTGCCCGACGAGAACCGCGAGGCGCTGCGGACGCTGCTGTGCCTGTTGAGCGACGTGACGGCCAGCGTCGGCGAGAACCAGATGACGCCCACCAACCTGGCCGTCTGCCTGGCGCCGTCGCTATTCCATCTCAACACCCTGAGGCGCAAAGAGAGCTCCTCGCCaag GGTGATGAACAGGAAGCCGATTCTGGGAAAGCCGGACCAGAGAGACCTGAACGAGAACCTGGCCGCCACCCACGGCCTGGCGCACATGATCCAGGAGTGCAGAAAACTCTTCCGG ATCCCCGAAGAGATGAATCGCTGTAGGAACTCTTACGTGGAGCAGGCTCTTCTCCCGCGACGCTTGGAGGAGCTGTCGGGTAGCGACGCCGGCCGAGGAGGTTACCGGTCGTACCTGCGCGACGGCCTCGACGCTCTCCTCAAGGAGGCCAAAGACAAGTTCAAAGGATACGACAGCTTCTCCACCCCCGAACAAGCTGAGCTGGCCTATCGCAAG GTACATGACGGCTTCCCACTGAGGCTGTGGAAGGCGACCGTTGAGGTGCCTGCTGCTCCCGAAGAGGTCCTGACCCGGATTGTGAGGGAGCAGGCGCGCTGGGACGAGGACCTTTACGAGAGTCGCGTGGTGGAAAGCCTGGACGAGAGGACCGAGGTGTACCAGTATGTGCGGAACACCATGGCCCCCCATCCCATGAGGGACCACCTGGTGCTCAG AACATGGATGACAGACCTGCCAAAGGGGGCGTGTGCACTGGTGTCTACATCAGTAGATCATGGCGCAGCGCCCGTGGTGGGCGTCCGCGCCAACGTTCTCCTCTCACGCTATTTTATCGAGCCCTGCGGAGCCAACAAGTCCCGACTCACGCACATTTCTAGAATTGACTGCAG
- the dlc1 gene encoding rho GTPase-activating protein 7 isoform X3, with translation MILTQIEAKEACTWLRAAGFPQYAQLYEDAQFPIDISSVTRDHDFLDRDAIEALCRRLKTLNKCALMRLEISPQRKRSEDSDEDEPCAISGRWTFQRDSKRWSRMEELEVFSSLYTDGAQPLSGKDQVSKKTKLALCEGNSSESVLTDLSEQPEVGSIHSSGSGGRAEEKSCDAALHLPNEAIPVGATRASSVASVCSSSGTGGSVCANEDSLSDCLPPSPLELAQFTFDLKMGELGGSLDRGGGSGKSTRSRAKSFLKRMESLRLRSGTTSKRKKKGSISGGKIEISGPVIKEGLDDDKLQRLNCVDIPSLNLNQNLNHQHHPTQTMTLNRNRSVSYSTQTSNGSTGSTGSSQSEASSAVSTPSPVTRARSHSTAAGSGKRGGMYLEGFDPFSILQQGSDRQPTPTPKSAPPIPCQANSDISIDEQNRRNNHRVQENGRQAEEGEEEDEGRIFFYLPEGHKPGTFPKALQDGSSHNNNGNDNGKSVILRGRQSRRMRRASSGSVDSRLSFYDNVPYIERDEAAEGDERKLEEVLQHVSGLQRFVNAWSEAVAAGEEEDEEDEEEEEGDSDSALDSASPCPSSPMQNRLEETENGSDQDSTGNPLGEGEEGMRDRRDSGVGASLTRSSRPQKLRWLSFHNSHRPSLASAQLQISCQSVLQMNLLQKLSLLQLTALLERHTPTNKHGFSWAVPKFMKRMKVRDYKGRNVFGVPLLVIVQRTGQPLPQGIQQAMRYLRNQCLDQVGLFRKSGVKSRIQALRQMNETSGADGGGVTYEGQSAYDVADMLKQYFRDLPEPLLTSKLSETFLQIYQYMPKELRLQAARAAVLLLPDENREALRTLLCLLSDVTASVGENQMTPTNLAVCLAPSLFHLNTLRRKESSSPRVMNRKPILGKPDQRDLNENLAATHGLAHMIQECRKLFRIPEEMNRCRNSYVEQALLPRRLEELSGSDAGRGGYRSYLRDGLDALLKEAKDKFKGYDSFSTPEQAELAYRKVHDGFPLRLWKATVEVPAAPEEVLTRIVREQARWDEDLYESRVVESLDERTEVYQYVRNTMAPHPMRDHLVLRTWMTDLPKGACALVSTSVDHGAAPVVGVRANVLLSRYFIEPCGANKSRLTHISRIDCRGRFPEWYNKLHGHLCAAEAARIRDSFTLPVDK, from the exons ATGATACTTAcac AGATCGAAGCCAAAGAGGCCTGTACCTGGCTCCGAGCAGCAGGCTTCCCACAGTATGCCCAGCTTTATGAAG ATGCACAGTTTCCCATTGACATCTCCTCAGTCACCAGAGACCACGACTTCCTCGATCGAGATGCCATTGAGGCTCTCTGCAG GAGGCTCAAAACGCTCAACAAGTGTGCTCTAATGAGACTGGAGATATCACCGCAAAGGAAAAGG AGTGAAGACTCTGATGAGGATGAACCCTGTGCCATCAGTGGCCGCTGGACCTTTCAGAGAGACAGCAAGCGCTGGTCACGGATGGAGGAGCTGGAAGTGTTCTCGTCACTGTACACAGACGGCGCGCAACCACTTTCAGGAAAGGACCAAGTATCCAAAAAGACCAAACTGGCCCTGTGCGAGGGAAACAGTTCTGAGAGCGTGCTGACCGATCTCAGTGAGCAGCCTGAAGTGGGCTCGATCCATAGCAGTGGTAGTGGCGGAAGAGCAGAGGAGAAGAGTTGTGACGCCGCTCTCCATTTACCGAACGAAGCCATTCCCGTTGGAGCCACGCGCGCAAGCTCCGTAGCGAGTGTGTGTTCATCGTCAGGCACGGGCGGGTCGGTTTGTGCTAATGAAGACTCTCTGTCTGACTGTCTGCCTCCGTCACCCTTGGAACTCGCGCAGTTCACCTTCGATCTGAAAATGGGAGAACTTGGAGGAAGTCTAGACCGCGGCGGTGGCAGTGGTAAAAGCACACGGTCACGAGCCAAGAGCTTCCTCAAGAGGATGGAGAGTCTACGTCTGCGCAGTGGCACCACCTccaagaggaagaagaaagggAGCATCAGCGGCGGGAAGATCGAGATCAGCGGACCTGTCATCAAAGAAGGTCTCGATGATGACAAGTTGCAGAGACTCAACTGTGTGGATATCCCGAGTCTCAACCTCAACCAGAACCTTAATCACCAACACCATCCAACTCAGACTATGACACTGAACAGGAATCGTTCTGTATCCTACTCAACTCAGACGAGCAACGGTAGCACTGGAAGCACTGggagcagccaatcagaagccagcAGTGCGGTGAGCACACCGAGCCCAGTGACCCGTGCTCGTAGCCACAGCACCGCAGCGGGTTCCGGTAAGAGAGGCGGGATGTACTTGGAGGGGTTTGATCCTTTCAGCATCCTCCAGCAAGGGTCCGATCGACAACCGACGCCAACGCCCAAATCGGCCCCGCCTATCCCGTGCCAAGCAAATAGTGATATCAGCATTGACGAGCAGAACCGAAGAAACAACCACAGAGTTCAGGAGAATGGCAGACAAGCagaggaaggagaagaagaagacgaaggcAGGATCTTTTTCTATTTACCAGAAGGTCACAAGCCAGGCACTTTCCCCAAAGCTCTGCAAGACGGGAGTTCCCACAATAACAATGGGAATGATAACGGGAAGTCTGTGATCCTGAGAGGACGGCAAAGTAGACGCATGCGGCGAGCCTCTTCCGGCTCAGTGGACAGCCGCCTCAGTTTTTACGACAACGTCCCATACATTGAGCGAGATGAGGCTGCGGAAGGGGATGAACGAAAACTAGAGGAAGTGCTCCAGCATGTGAGCGGCCTGCAGCGCTTCGTGAACGCCTGGTCTGAGGCTGTGGCGGCcggggaggaggaagatgaggaggacgaagaggaggaggaaggtgaCTCGGATTCAGCGTTGGACTCGGCCTCGCCGTGCCCGTCCTCCCCTATGCAAAACCGTCTAGAAGAGACTGAGAACGGAAGTGACCAAGACAGCACAGGAAACCCGCTGGGGGAGGGCGAGGAAGGGATGAGGGACAGGAGGGACTCTGGTGTTGGGGCATCGCTAACAAGAAGCAGCAG GCCGCAGAAACTCCGCTGGTTGAGCTTCCATAACTCCCATCGGCCCAGTTTGGCCTCGGCCCAGCTCCAGATCAGCTGCCAGTCTGTACTGCAGATGAATCTTCTTCAGAAGCTGTCGCTGCTACAGCTCACAGCCCTGCTAGAGAGGCACAccccaacaaacaaacatggcttCAGCTG GGCTGTTCCAAAGTTTATGAAGCGAATGAAGGTGCGTGACTACAAAGGCAGGAATGTGTTCGGCGTTCCGCTGCTAGTCATCGTCCAGCGCACTGGTCAGCCCCTCCCTCAAGGCATCCAGCAAGCCATGCGTTACTTGCGAAACCAGTGCTTAGACCAG GTTGGTCTTTTCCGAAAATCGGGGGTGAAGTCACGTATCCAGGCCCTGCGTCAGATGAATGAGACCAGCGGGGCGGACGGCGGCGGGGTCACCTACGAGGGCCAGTCGGCCTACGATGTCGCCGACATGCTCAAACAGTACTTCCGAGATTTGCCCGAACCGCTGCTCACCAGCAAGCTGTCCGAGACCTTCCTTCAGATCTATCAAT ACATGCCCAAAGAGCTCCGCCTCCAAGCCGCCCGCGCCGCCGTGCTGCTGCTGCCCGACGAGAACCGCGAGGCGCTGCGGACGCTGCTGTGCCTGTTGAGCGACGTGACGGCCAGCGTCGGCGAGAACCAGATGACGCCCACCAACCTGGCCGTCTGCCTGGCGCCGTCGCTATTCCATCTCAACACCCTGAGGCGCAAAGAGAGCTCCTCGCCaag GGTGATGAACAGGAAGCCGATTCTGGGAAAGCCGGACCAGAGAGACCTGAACGAGAACCTGGCCGCCACCCACGGCCTGGCGCACATGATCCAGGAGTGCAGAAAACTCTTCCGG ATCCCCGAAGAGATGAATCGCTGTAGGAACTCTTACGTGGAGCAGGCTCTTCTCCCGCGACGCTTGGAGGAGCTGTCGGGTAGCGACGCCGGCCGAGGAGGTTACCGGTCGTACCTGCGCGACGGCCTCGACGCTCTCCTCAAGGAGGCCAAAGACAAGTTCAAAGGATACGACAGCTTCTCCACCCCCGAACAAGCTGAGCTGGCCTATCGCAAG GTACATGACGGCTTCCCACTGAGGCTGTGGAAGGCGACCGTTGAGGTGCCTGCTGCTCCCGAAGAGGTCCTGACCCGGATTGTGAGGGAGCAGGCGCGCTGGGACGAGGACCTTTACGAGAGTCGCGTGGTGGAAAGCCTGGACGAGAGGACCGAGGTGTACCAGTATGTGCGGAACACCATGGCCCCCCATCCCATGAGGGACCACCTGGTGCTCAG AACATGGATGACAGACCTGCCAAAGGGGGCGTGTGCACTGGTGTCTACATCAGTAGATCATGGCGCAGCGCCCGTGGTGGGCGTCCGCGCCAACGTTCTCCTCTCACGCTATTTTATCGAGCCCTGCGGAGCCAACAAGTCCCGACTCACGCACATTTCTAGAATTGACTGCAG